One window of the Manihot esculenta cultivar AM560-2 chromosome 14, M.esculenta_v8, whole genome shotgun sequence genome contains the following:
- the LOC110630956 gene encoding chaperonin-like RbcX protein 2, chloroplastic isoform X1 produces the protein MVGALSVVGSPVVDSHTSPCLCLDALPTSNMNLKNSGELVLQRNSMKRRQLNRPGALELGSSFVGSWHDWRLSSKAISGIVSNKSSRKLRKDRRFVVVYELGGQYEDTFEDVKTQILNYFTYKAVRTVLTQLYEMNPTQYRWFYDFVASNKPGEGKRFIRTLVKEKQDLAERVMITRLHLYGKWVKIQKCNHAEIYQEISDENLELMRERLKETVIWPSESDDSNTEKIG, from the exons atggtgggAGCTTTATCCGTAGTAGGCTCACCTGTGGTGGACTCGCACACTAGTCCATGTTTATGTTTGGATGCACTGCCTACGAGTAATATGAATCTCAAAAATAGTGGAGAGTTGGTTTTGCAAAGGAATTCAATGAAGAGAAGGCAACTGAATAGGCCTGGGGCATTGGAGTTGGGGAGTTCGTTTGTTGGTTCTTGGCATGATTGGAGGCTCTCATCGAAAGCGATTTCAGGTATTGTTAGTAATAAGAGTTCAAGGAAGCTGAGAAAGGATCGGAGATTTGTAGTTGTCTACGAATTGGGAGGGCAATACGAAGATACTTTTGAGGATGTTAAAACG CAAATACTCAACTATTTCACATACAAGGCAGTAAGAACTGTTCTTACCCAGCTTTATGAGATGAATCCAACGCAGTATAGATGGTTTTATGA TTTTGTTGCATCAAATAAGCCCGGAGAAGGCAAGCGTTTCATCCGCAcccttgtgaag GAGAAGCAGGATCTTGCTGAAAGAGTGATGATAACGAGGCTCCACTTGTATGGCAAATGGGTTAAG ATTCAGAAATGTAATCATGCTGAAATATACCAAGAAATCTCTGATGAGAACTTGGAGTTGATGCGCGAAAGGCTCAAAGAGACTGTGATATGGCCATCAGAATCAGATGACTCAAACACGGAGAAGATTGGTTGA
- the LOC110630955 gene encoding heterogeneous nuclear ribonucleoprotein H2 isoform X4, with product MFYRGYPDGGDGREMGAKRQRLVDQGPSFYGTSTGSSFMYNPPPYGYVAQPPPFPVVRLRGLPFDCTETDVAEFFHGLDIVDVLFVHRGGKFSGEAFCVFGYPLQVDFALQKNRQNMGRRYVEVFRSKRQDYYKAIANEVSDAHGGSPRRNAPRAKSYDEGKDSAEHTGVLRLRGLPFSAGKDDIMDFFKDFMLSEDSIHITMNSEGRPTGEAFVEFASAEDSKAAMAKDRMTLGSRYIELFPSSMEEMEEAVTRGR from the exons ATGTTCTACAGAGG ATATCCTGATGGTGGTGATGGTCGTGAAATGGGTGCAAAACGTCAGCGGTTAGTTGATCAAGGTCCTTCATTCTATGGAACTTCCACTGGTTCGAGTTTTATGTATAATCCACCACCTTATGGATATGTTGCCCAACCTCCTCCTTTCCCTGTTGTCCGACTTCGTGGTCTCCCCTTTGATTGCACAGAAACTGATGTGGCCGAGTTCTTCCATGGTCTGGACATAGTTGATGTTCTCTTCGTCCACAGGGGTGGGAAGTTCAGTGGTGAAGCTTTTTGTGTTTTTGGGTATCCTCTTCAAGTTGACTTTGCCCTTCAAAAGAATAGGCAGAACATGGGGAGGCGATATGTTGAGGTTTTCAGAAGTAAGAGGCAGGATTATTACAAGGCAATTGCAAATGAAGTTTCAGATGCTCATGGTGGTTCACCACGGCGAAATGCTCCAAGAGCTAAATCATATGATGAGGGAAAGGACTCTGCTGAACATACAGGGGTATTACGTTTGAGAGGACTGCCATTTTCTGCTGGCAAGGATGACATAATGGACttctttaaagattttatgCTATCCGAAGATTCAATTCATATTACAATGAACTCAGAGGGAAGGCCAACTGGTGAAGCATTTGTGGAATTTGCAAGTGCAGAAGATTCAAAAGCAGCAATGGCCAAGGATAGGATGACTCTTGGGAGTCGTTATATAGAATTGTTTCCTTCATCAATGGAGGAGATGGAAGAAGCAGTGACAAGAGGACGATAA
- the LOC110630955 gene encoding heterogeneous nuclear ribonucleoprotein F isoform X2, which translates to MFYRGLAAGFSSIYSFLPLILRYPDGGDGREMGAKRQRLVDQGPSFYGTSTGSSFMYNPPPYGYVAQPPPFPVVRLRGLPFDCTETDVAEFFHGLDIVDVLFVHRGGKFSGEAFCVFGYPLQVDFALQKNRQNMGRRYVEVFRSKRQDYYKAIANEVSDAHGGSPRRNAPRAKSYDEGKDSAEHTGVLRLRGLPFSAGKDDIMDFFKDFMLSEDSIHITMNSEGRPTGEAFVEFASAEDSKAAMAKDRMTLGSRYIELFPSSMEEMEEAVTRGR; encoded by the exons ATGTTCTACAGAGG CCTTGCAGCTGGGTTTTCGTCAATTTATTCCTTTCTGCCTTTGATTCTTAG ATATCCTGATGGTGGTGATGGTCGTGAAATGGGTGCAAAACGTCAGCGGTTAGTTGATCAAGGTCCTTCATTCTATGGAACTTCCACTGGTTCGAGTTTTATGTATAATCCACCACCTTATGGATATGTTGCCCAACCTCCTCCTTTCCCTGTTGTCCGACTTCGTGGTCTCCCCTTTGATTGCACAGAAACTGATGTGGCCGAGTTCTTCCATGGTCTGGACATAGTTGATGTTCTCTTCGTCCACAGGGGTGGGAAGTTCAGTGGTGAAGCTTTTTGTGTTTTTGGGTATCCTCTTCAAGTTGACTTTGCCCTTCAAAAGAATAGGCAGAACATGGGGAGGCGATATGTTGAGGTTTTCAGAAGTAAGAGGCAGGATTATTACAAGGCAATTGCAAATGAAGTTTCAGATGCTCATGGTGGTTCACCACGGCGAAATGCTCCAAGAGCTAAATCATATGATGAGGGAAAGGACTCTGCTGAACATACAGGGGTATTACGTTTGAGAGGACTGCCATTTTCTGCTGGCAAGGATGACATAATGGACttctttaaagattttatgCTATCCGAAGATTCAATTCATATTACAATGAACTCAGAGGGAAGGCCAACTGGTGAAGCATTTGTGGAATTTGCAAGTGCAGAAGATTCAAAAGCAGCAATGGCCAAGGATAGGATGACTCTTGGGAGTCGTTATATAGAATTGTTTCCTTCATCAATGGAGGAGATGGAAGAAGCAGTGACAAGAGGACGATAA
- the LOC110630954 gene encoding LOW QUALITY PROTEIN: zinc finger CCCH domain-containing protein 56-like (The sequence of the model RefSeq protein was modified relative to this genomic sequence to represent the inferred CDS: inserted 2 bases in 1 codon) yields the protein MDMDYTNGTVEAEHSFSVLLEYAADNDVEGFKRSVCDESEIMEVGLWYGHQRLFKRGILELRTPLMVAATYGSVEVVKLILSLPEVDVNFSCGTDKSTALHCAAAGGSVDAINAVKLLLLAGADPNSTDANGHRPIDVVVASPNFPYLKTALVKLLKNSVNHWDLQFSPSISLSSEDGSSSSVSGSVLSPTTSKLHDVRVSSAKKEYPVDPTVPDIMSSIYTTDEFRMFSFKIQPCSRAYSHDWTECPFVHPGENARRRDPRRFHYSCLPCPDHRKGACRRGDLCEYSHGIFECWLHPAQYRTRLCKDGTSCIRRVCFFAHTSDELRPLYMSNGAAAADFTAALSNLSGSPSAVSAMSPLSFTPPISPSSNDLCLSMSWPQCNILNLKTPSNNLQASRLRTPLNAKDIPSEEFNRFQDFELLQLRLLNELSCVSQPHYNSSSATLKQLNATDVDRFLSSKVSSLQNTYQLGAAPVFFPSYNPAVINEFQPQSIPSPIKTGVFSPKNVDYSPLQASFDSSSPMKMSPRLNELTSPMSSQLPTLPQSEKLQLQLGSLRSQELGVNADWSIRADEVGLLQKLCSNEKSVDEPDVSWVQSVLKESPSETEEKXKSVSGSLEGSSSVPQSESSDHLSFRVWLAGLKLDQIVAW from the exons ATGGACATGGATTATACAAATGGTACAGTTGAGGCAGAACATTCATTTTCTGTCTTGCTTGAGTATGCAGCAGATAATGATGTTGAGGGTTTCAAGCGATCAGTGTGTGATGAATCTGAGATTATGGAGGTTGGACTTTGGTATGGTCATCAGAGGCTGTTCAAAAGGGGAATTCTTGAGCTTCGAACCCCGTTAATGGTTGCTGCTACATATGGCAGCGTTGAAGTTGTAAAGCTTATTCTTTCTCTACCAGAGGTGGATGTAAATTTCTCTTGTGGTACAGATAAAAGCACTGCCCTTCATTGTGCTGCTGCTGGTGGGTCTGTTGATGCCATTAATGCCGTCAAGTTGCTTTTACTTGCTGGTGCTGATCCTAATAGTACTGATGCCAATGGCCATCGCCCTATTGATGTTGTTGTTGCTTCCCCAAATTTTCCCTATTTGAAAACTGCCCTTGTAAAGCTCTTAAAGAATTCTGTAAATCATTGGGATCTGCAGTTTTCACCTTCCATTTCATTGTCATCAGAAGATGGTTCCTCATCTTCTGTTTCAGGTTCAGTATTGTCCCCAACTACGTCCAAGCTCCATGATGTGCGTGTTTCATCTGCTAAGAAAGAATACCCTGTTGATCCGACTGTTCCAGATATTATGAGCAGCATTTATACTACAGATGAGTTTCGGATGTTCTCATTCAAGATCCAGCCTTGTTCCAGGGCATATTCCCATGACTGGACTGAGTGTCCTTTTGTTCATCCTGGTGAGAATGCACGCAGAAGAGACCCAAGGAGGTTCCATTACAGTTGTTTGCCGTGTCCAGATCACAGGAAGGGGGCATGCAGGCGTGGGGATTTGTGCGAATACTCTCATGGGATTTTTGAGTGCTGGCTACATCCAGCTCAATACAGAACTCGGCTTTGCAAGGATGGCACTAGTTGCATCCGTCGAGTATGCTTTTTTGCTCACACATCTGATGAACTGAGGCCTCTGTACATGTCTAATGGTGCTGCTGCTGCTGATTTCACTGCAGCTTTGAGCAATTTGTCTGGCTCCCCCTCAGCAGTTTCTGCCATGTCACCCCTTTCATTCACTCCACCTATTTCTCCTTCTAGCAATGATCTATGTTTGTCCATGTCTTGGCCTCAGTGTAATATCTTGAATTTGAAAACCCCAAGCAACAACCTTCAAGCTAGCCGCCTGAGAACTCCTCTTAATGCAAAAGATATTCCATCAGAGGAGTTTAATAGGTTCCAAGATTTTGAACTCCTCCAATTACGGCTCCTGAATGAGCTGTCCTGCGTTTCTCAACCACATTACAACTCTTCCTCTGCTACTTTGAAACAGTTGAATGCCACAGATGTAGACAGGTTTTTGTCTTCTAAGGTTTCATCTCTGCAGAACACTTACCAATTGGGTGCTGCACCTGTTTTCTTCCCTTCATACAATCCTGCTGTTATTAATGAATTCCAGCCGCAAAGCATACCATCTCCAATTAAGACAGGTGTCTTTTCTCCAAAGAATGTTGATTATTCTCCTCTGCAGGCTTCTTTTGATTCTTCTTCGCCGATGAAGATGTCACCTCGGCTCAATGAGCTCACATCCCCAATGAGCTCGCAGCTACCTACTCTTCCTCAGAGTGAAAAGCTGCAATTACAGTTGGGCAGCTTAAGGTCACAGGAACTCGGTGTGAATGCAGATTGGTCCATTAGAGCAGATGAAGTGGGTCTGTTACAGAAATTATGTTCAAATGAGAAATCTGTGGATGAGCCTGATGTGTCATGGGTTCAATCAGTGTTGAAGGAATCACCATCTGAGACAGAAGAAAA CAAATCAGTTTCAGGTTCTCTTGAGGGTTCCAGTTCAGTTCCCCAGAGTGAATCCAGTGATCATCTATCTTTCCGAGTATGGCTCGCGGGATTAAAGCTTGATCAGATCGTTGCTTGGTGA
- the LOC110630955 gene encoding heterogeneous nuclear ribonucleoprotein F isoform X1: MFYRGLAAGFSSIYSFLPLILSRYPDGGDGREMGAKRQRLVDQGPSFYGTSTGSSFMYNPPPYGYVAQPPPFPVVRLRGLPFDCTETDVAEFFHGLDIVDVLFVHRGGKFSGEAFCVFGYPLQVDFALQKNRQNMGRRYVEVFRSKRQDYYKAIANEVSDAHGGSPRRNAPRAKSYDEGKDSAEHTGVLRLRGLPFSAGKDDIMDFFKDFMLSEDSIHITMNSEGRPTGEAFVEFASAEDSKAAMAKDRMTLGSRYIELFPSSMEEMEEAVTRGR, translated from the exons ATGTTCTACAGAGG CCTTGCAGCTGGGTTTTCGTCAATTTATTCCTTTCTGCCTTTGATTCTTAG TAGATATCCTGATGGTGGTGATGGTCGTGAAATGGGTGCAAAACGTCAGCGGTTAGTTGATCAAGGTCCTTCATTCTATGGAACTTCCACTGGTTCGAGTTTTATGTATAATCCACCACCTTATGGATATGTTGCCCAACCTCCTCCTTTCCCTGTTGTCCGACTTCGTGGTCTCCCCTTTGATTGCACAGAAACTGATGTGGCCGAGTTCTTCCATGGTCTGGACATAGTTGATGTTCTCTTCGTCCACAGGGGTGGGAAGTTCAGTGGTGAAGCTTTTTGTGTTTTTGGGTATCCTCTTCAAGTTGACTTTGCCCTTCAAAAGAATAGGCAGAACATGGGGAGGCGATATGTTGAGGTTTTCAGAAGTAAGAGGCAGGATTATTACAAGGCAATTGCAAATGAAGTTTCAGATGCTCATGGTGGTTCACCACGGCGAAATGCTCCAAGAGCTAAATCATATGATGAGGGAAAGGACTCTGCTGAACATACAGGGGTATTACGTTTGAGAGGACTGCCATTTTCTGCTGGCAAGGATGACATAATGGACttctttaaagattttatgCTATCCGAAGATTCAATTCATATTACAATGAACTCAGAGGGAAGGCCAACTGGTGAAGCATTTGTGGAATTTGCAAGTGCAGAAGATTCAAAAGCAGCAATGGCCAAGGATAGGATGACTCTTGGGAGTCGTTATATAGAATTGTTTCCTTCATCAATGGAGGAGATGGAAGAAGCAGTGACAAGAGGACGATAA
- the LOC110630955 gene encoding heterogeneous nuclear ribonucleoprotein H2 isoform X3, producing the protein MFYRGRYPDGGDGREMGAKRQRLVDQGPSFYGTSTGSSFMYNPPPYGYVAQPPPFPVVRLRGLPFDCTETDVAEFFHGLDIVDVLFVHRGGKFSGEAFCVFGYPLQVDFALQKNRQNMGRRYVEVFRSKRQDYYKAIANEVSDAHGGSPRRNAPRAKSYDEGKDSAEHTGVLRLRGLPFSAGKDDIMDFFKDFMLSEDSIHITMNSEGRPTGEAFVEFASAEDSKAAMAKDRMTLGSRYIELFPSSMEEMEEAVTRGR; encoded by the exons ATGTTCTACAGAGG TAGATATCCTGATGGTGGTGATGGTCGTGAAATGGGTGCAAAACGTCAGCGGTTAGTTGATCAAGGTCCTTCATTCTATGGAACTTCCACTGGTTCGAGTTTTATGTATAATCCACCACCTTATGGATATGTTGCCCAACCTCCTCCTTTCCCTGTTGTCCGACTTCGTGGTCTCCCCTTTGATTGCACAGAAACTGATGTGGCCGAGTTCTTCCATGGTCTGGACATAGTTGATGTTCTCTTCGTCCACAGGGGTGGGAAGTTCAGTGGTGAAGCTTTTTGTGTTTTTGGGTATCCTCTTCAAGTTGACTTTGCCCTTCAAAAGAATAGGCAGAACATGGGGAGGCGATATGTTGAGGTTTTCAGAAGTAAGAGGCAGGATTATTACAAGGCAATTGCAAATGAAGTTTCAGATGCTCATGGTGGTTCACCACGGCGAAATGCTCCAAGAGCTAAATCATATGATGAGGGAAAGGACTCTGCTGAACATACAGGGGTATTACGTTTGAGAGGACTGCCATTTTCTGCTGGCAAGGATGACATAATGGACttctttaaagattttatgCTATCCGAAGATTCAATTCATATTACAATGAACTCAGAGGGAAGGCCAACTGGTGAAGCATTTGTGGAATTTGCAAGTGCAGAAGATTCAAAAGCAGCAATGGCCAAGGATAGGATGACTCTTGGGAGTCGTTATATAGAATTGTTTCCTTCATCAATGGAGGAGATGGAAGAAGCAGTGACAAGAGGACGATAA
- the LOC110630956 gene encoding chaperonin-like RbcX protein 2, chloroplastic isoform X2 has translation MVGALSVVGSPVVDSHTSPCLCLDALPTSNMNLKNSGELVLQRNSMKRRQLNRPGALELGSSFVGSWHDWRLSSKAISGIVSNKSSRKLRKDRRFVVVYELGGQYEDTFEDVKTQILNYFTYKAVRTVLTQLYEMNPTQYRWFYDFVASNKPGEGKRFIRTLVKEKQDLAERVMITRLHLYGKWVKKCNHAEIYQEISDENLELMRERLKETVIWPSESDDSNTEKIG, from the exons atggtgggAGCTTTATCCGTAGTAGGCTCACCTGTGGTGGACTCGCACACTAGTCCATGTTTATGTTTGGATGCACTGCCTACGAGTAATATGAATCTCAAAAATAGTGGAGAGTTGGTTTTGCAAAGGAATTCAATGAAGAGAAGGCAACTGAATAGGCCTGGGGCATTGGAGTTGGGGAGTTCGTTTGTTGGTTCTTGGCATGATTGGAGGCTCTCATCGAAAGCGATTTCAGGTATTGTTAGTAATAAGAGTTCAAGGAAGCTGAGAAAGGATCGGAGATTTGTAGTTGTCTACGAATTGGGAGGGCAATACGAAGATACTTTTGAGGATGTTAAAACG CAAATACTCAACTATTTCACATACAAGGCAGTAAGAACTGTTCTTACCCAGCTTTATGAGATGAATCCAACGCAGTATAGATGGTTTTATGA TTTTGTTGCATCAAATAAGCCCGGAGAAGGCAAGCGTTTCATCCGCAcccttgtgaag GAGAAGCAGGATCTTGCTGAAAGAGTGATGATAACGAGGCTCCACTTGTATGGCAAATGGGTTAAG AAATGTAATCATGCTGAAATATACCAAGAAATCTCTGATGAGAACTTGGAGTTGATGCGCGAAAGGCTCAAAGAGACTGTGATATGGCCATCAGAATCAGATGACTCAAACACGGAGAAGATTGGTTGA
- the LOC110631063 gene encoding cyclin-dependent protein kinase inhibitor SMR9 yields the protein MAPSATTETKAKTTRKPRRTHYKKRLVKSKNIQETSLVEDISSSTTTTTSFNVCSKIDGLDLEGVDISTSSCSTPKAQRYRIPEIVTCPPAPKKQRVISNCSLQRRPIAFFAPPDLELFFFFALRDISV from the coding sequence ATGGCTCCATCTGCTACAACAGAAACAAAAGCAAAAACGACGAGAAAACCAAGAAGAACCCATTACAAGAAGCGGCTGGTGAAGTCCAAGAACATCCAGGAAACATCATTGGTGGAGGATATCtcttcctccaccaccactacCACAAGCTTCAATGTTTGTTCCAAGATTGATGGCTTAGATTTGGAGGGGGTTGATATCTCTACAAGTTCTTGCTCCACACCAAAAGCTCAGAGATATCGGATACCAGAGATCGTTACATGCCCACCAGCACCAAAGAAGCAAAGAGTGATATCAAATTGCTCACTGCAAAGGAGACCAATCGCTTTCTTTGCCCCTCCAGACTTAgagctcttcttcttctttgctcTTCGTGATATCTCAGTCTAG
- the LOC110631409 gene encoding dicarboxylate transporter 1, chloroplastic — MTSLALTMSSSCSLAFNSRPSFKSPSLSHFRSSATRLPSFPKLTANIRFSPAISYLPKFSKSDAVTATEVFQKRRSFSLTVKASVAAASPASSTPPSQPWHGAAIKPLLASIATGVILWFIPVPSGVSRPAWQLLAIFLATIVGIITQPLPLGAVALMGLGASVLTKTLTFSAAFSAFGDPIPWLIALAFFFARGFIKTGLGNRIAYQFVSLFGSSSLGLGYSLVFSEALLAPAIPSVSARAGGIFLPLVKSLCVACGSNAGDGTEHKLGSWLMLTCFQTSVISSSMFLTAMAANPLSANLTFNTIKQTIGWTDWATAAIVPGLVSLFVVPLLLYIIYPPTVKSSPDAPKLAREKLEKMGPMTKNEIIMAGTLLLTVGLWIFGSKLNVDAVTAAILGLSMLLITGVVTWKECLSEAVAWDTLTWFAALIAMAGYLNKYGLISWFSQTVVKFVGGLGLSWQLSFGILVLLYFYSHYFFASGAAHIGAMFTAFLSVASALGTPPYFGAMVLSFLSNLMGGLTHYGIGSAPVFYGANYVPLAKWWGYGFLMSVVNIIIWLGIGGIWWKAIGLW; from the exons ATGACGTCCCTAGCTCTCACAATGTCTTCTTCATGCTCTCTCGCCTTCAATTCTCGTCCTTCTTTCAAGTCCCCATCTCTCTCCCACTTCAGATCCTCTGCAACTCGCCTTCCCTCCTTCCCTAAACTCACCGCTAATATTAGATTTTCTCCCGCAATTTCTTACCTTCCGAAATTCTCCAAATCCGATGCAGTCACCGCCACCGAAGTCTTTCAGAAACGGAGAAGCTTTAGCTTAACGGTCAAAGCATCCGTCGCTGCTGCATCACCTGCTTCTTCTACTCCTCCCTCGCAGCCATGGCATGGCGCGGCTATCAAGCCATTACTAGCATCAATAGCCACAGGTGTCATTCTCTGGTTCATTCCTGTTCCATCTGGAGTCTCGCGACCCGCTTGGCAACTGCTCGCCATCTTTCTCGCAACTATTGTGGGCATCATCACGCAACCTTTGCCTCTCGGCGCCGTCGCCTTGATGGGCCTAGGTGCTTCAGTACTCACCAAAACCTTAACTTTCTCTGCCGCATTTTCAGCTTTCGGGGATCCGATCCCGTGGTTAATCGCTCTTGCATTCTTTTTCGCTCGAGGATTTATTAAGACTGGACTTGGAAACAGAATTGCTTACCAATTCGTATCGCTTTTTGGATCTTCTTCGTTAGGTTTAGGTTACAGTCTCGTATTCAGTGAAGCTCTATTAGCGCCTGCGATTCCTTCAGTTTCTGCTAGAGCAGGAGGGATCTTTTTACCTTTGGTGAAATCTTTGTGCGTTGCTTGTGGTAGTAATGCGGGTGATGGTACTGAGCATAAGCTTGGCTCCTGGTTAATGTTGACTTGTTTCCAAACATCGGTGATTTCTTCTTCCATGTTCTTGACTGCCATGGCTGCCAATCCTTTGAGTGCCAATTTGACTTTCAATACGATTAAGCAGACGATTGGATGGACCGATTGGGCTACGGCGGCGATTGTGCCTGGATTGGTGTCGTTGTTTGTTGTGCCCTTGcttttgtatataatttatCCGCCCACGGTTAAAAGCAGCCCTGATGCGCCTAAGTTGGCTAGGGAGAAATTGGAGAAGATGGGGCCAATGACTAAGAATGAGATTATTATGGCTGGCACTCTGCTTCTTACG GTAGGCCTCTGGATTTTTGGATCAAAGCTGAATGTAGATGCTGTTACTGCTGCTATTCTTGGATTATCTATGCTCCTTATCACTGGTGTGGTGACATGGAAGGAGTGCTTATCTGAAGCAGTAGCCTGGGACACCCTCACATGGTTTGCTGCTCTCATTGCCATGGCTGGGTATCTCAATAAGTATGGCCTAATCTCTTGGTTCAGCCAAACCGTAGTTAAG TTTGTTGGTGGACTGGGTCTTTCATGGCAGCTATCTTTTGGCATTTTGGTTCTTCTCTACTTCTACTCCCACTATTTTTTTGCCAGTGGAGCAGCTCATATTGGTGCCATGTTTACAGCCTTCTTGTCTGTTGCCAGTGCTCTTGGTACTCCTCCATATTTTGGAGCCATGGTGTTGTCATTCCTTTCCAACCTCATGGGTGGGCTTACACACTATGGCATTGGATCTGCACCTGTTTTCTATGGTGCCAATTACGTACCTCTTGCCAAATGGTGGGGTTATGGGTTTCTCATGTCTGTTGTCAACATAATTATCTGGCTTGGAATTGGTGGGATTTGGTGGAAGGCCATTGGCTTGTGGTAA
- the LOC110631410 gene encoding protein DETOXIFICATION 42 has protein sequence MAQEDDLYPSMEKSTTVCIFFKDFRHVLKLDEIGRDIARIALPAALALTADPIASMMDTAFIGQIGPVELAAVGVSIALFNQVSRIAIFPLVSVTTSFVAEEDTIGKLSPEAQESESLETGSHVNSESKELIPQNDPVEGASKSKSLISIFEVSKIENERRHIPSASSALVIGAILGFVQAIFLISGAKPLLNFMGVSSDSPMLIPAQQYLTLRSLGAPAVLLSLAMQGVFRGFKDTKTPLYATVAGDITNIILDPIFMFIFRLGVSGAAIAHVISQYLISIILLWRLMEQVDLLPPSFRHLQFGKFLKNGLLLLMRVIAVTFCVTLSASLAARQGATSMAAFQVCLQVWLTTSLLADGLAVSGQAILASAFAKKDYEKVTATASRVLQLGLLLGLMLAVILGLGLSFGARLFTSDVDVLHVISIGIPFVVGTQPINALAFVFDGVNFGASDFAYSAYSMVLVAIISIICLLFLSSSYKFIGIWVALTIYMSLRASAGFWRIGTRTGPWKFLRSC, from the exons ATGGCTCAGGAGGATGATCTATATCCATCCATGGAGAAGAGCACAACTGTATGCATTTTCTTTAAGGATTTCAG ACATGTTCTTAAGCTAGATGAAATTGGGCGAGACATTGCGCGGATAGCGTTGCCTGCGGCGCTGGCTTTAACAGCTGACCCTATTGCCTCTATGATGGACACAGCATTTATTGGCCAAATAG GTCCAGTAGAACTGGCTGCTGTTGGAGTTTCTATTGCTCTATTCAATCAAGTATCAAGAATTGCAATATTCCCACTTGTAAGTGTTACAACCTCCTTTGTCGCTGAAGAAGATACTATTGGAAAATTGAGCCCTGAAGCACAAGAGAGTGAATCCCTTGAAACAGGGTCACATGTAAACAGTGAAAGTAAAGAGTTGATACCACAAAACG ACCCGGTTGAAGGTGCATCCAAGTCAAAATCTCTTATTAGCATCTTTGAAGTGTCTAAGATTGAGAATGAAAGAAGGCATATCCCATCAGCCTCATCTGCGTTAGTTATAGGTGCTATCCTTGGCTTTGTCCAAGCTATTTTCCTCATATCTGGAGCAAAACCATTGTTGAACTTCATGGGAGTCAGTTCA GATTCACCTATGCTAATCCCTGCACAGCAATATTTGACATTGAGGTCACTTGGTGCCCCTGCAGTTCttctttccttggccatgcaagGGGTTTTCCGTGGATTTAAAGATACAAAGACTCCTTTATATGCCACTG TGGCTGGAGATATTACAAACATAATTTTAGACCCCATATTCATGTTTATTTTCCGTCTGGGAGTTAGTGGTGCGGCCATTGCCCATGTTATATCCCA GTATCTGATTTCAATTATACTCTTGTGGAGATTAATGGAACAAGTTGATCTCTTACCTCCTAGTTTCAGACATCTACAATTTggtaaatttcttaaaaatg GTCTTCTATTATTAATGAGGGTGATAGCTGTAACGTTCTGTGTTACTCTTTCTGCGTCATTAGCTGCACGACAAGGAGCAACATCCATGGCTGCATTTCAGGTCTGCTTGCAGGTTTGGCTGACCACATCTCTGCTCGCCGATGGATTGGCTGTTTCTGGTCAG GCAATACTTGCGAGTGCCTTTGCCAAAAAGGACTATGAGAAGGTGACAGCCACTGCATCTCGAGTGTTGCAG TTGGGATTGCTTCTGGGATTGATGCTCGCTGTTATACTAGGATTAGGATTGAGTTTTGGGGCAAGGCTATTCACAAGTGATGTTGATGTTCTCCACGTGATCAGTATAGGCATCCCG TTTGTTGTAGGTACTCAACCCATCAATGCCTTAGCATTTGTATTTGATGGTGTCAACTTTGGAGCTTCTGATTTTGCATACTCTGCATACTCCATG GTTCTGGTGGCCATTATTAGCATCATATGCTTACTTTTCCTATCCTCCAGCTACAAGTTCATCGGCATCTGGGTTGCTCTGACCATATATATGAGTCTCCGGGCATCTGCAGGCTTTTggag GATAGGAACTAGAACAGGACCCTGGAAGTTTCTCAGGAGCTGTTAA